In Epinephelus lanceolatus isolate andai-2023 chromosome 7, ASM4190304v1, whole genome shotgun sequence, the genomic stretch TGCCTCCATCTCTGTATCCATCAATCAAGCCATTCATAAGATTCGCCTTTCCCTCCCTGTCAGGAGCTGTGCGCCCTTCGCTAGAGGTCAGAAAGCCTTTCATTGTCCACGCTGAGAAAGGGATAAAGTATAATGTCACGTAGGGGACACGTGGACAGGATTTTCCTTACTATAAATGACTGAGatgataaagaaaatgcatgagAGGCCATTTCATCACGGTATGCGCCTAACTTGATGGCCTCATCCTCCCGCTTCACCATCAGCAGGGTCACGTCATGaactgtccatggtgctgaaaggCTTGACAGGTTTAGTGCTCTGTCCCAGCAGGCCAATCACATGACAGCTCATACAGGCTGAAGGCCACACCAGATTGCATGTCTGTAGTCACTTTAACATAAGATCCAAAGACTAAACCTCTTTTACTGGGaagtcaaagtaaaagtacagtttCAGTCCTGGGCGCTCTCCGTGGTCTAACGCCACCAAAAGCGCAGGGTTACCTTTTCGTACTTAAATGTTGATGGTTATACATTAGTGGGATTGCTTTTCCACTCCAGGGATCGCCACAGCATTTCAAAAGGGGAAACACGTGTGTGATCCATCCGATGACCCACCCccgcctctttctctctccgcCCACTGCCCACCCATTCACCGATCTGACTCTCCTTCATTCATACAATCACCCATGCATTCATTAGAGACCCCATTCAAAGACCTCACACACAATTTAAGAATTTCCAAATTAGCCTTGAGAGCAAATCATTTATTGACAAAGCGGAGGGGCGTAAAAAACGATCCCTGCCACCGCCTGCCTCCGCGATTCCCCTGATACTCGTGCTGAACCTGTGGGAATTATCAGAGCGGTTGTTTTTGGTAATGCAGCGGCATTTCAGCAGGGGGGTAGATGAGGTCACTTGGATTGGCCTCACATGATACACTTGCTTTCCAAACTGCTCCGTTGTCAGGATAATGCTCTCTATCTGTCTGCGATGCTGCTTCTCTTAGTGACACAGCGggcttttttttgttacagttaTTATGTAGATATGTCTTTGCACACTTGTCCCAGATTTCCTTTTTCACAGTCCTCTTTCCCTCATTTTCTACATCACGAGCAATACTCATGAGCAAACTCAAATCCCAGCTGTTTTCATGCCCACCAGTCGCTGTCCGTGGTTCTGAAAACAGACTCAAACCACAATGGAAATGAGtgggcttgtgctaaaaataaaaagaccCAACCCATCCTACTTAACACTTCTTCTTTTACCAGCTAATCAATCAGAACAAACTTATATTTGGAGTTAAACATATGTTAGGACATCTAATTATAAATGTATGTGATCTGTGTGAGTTTAATAAGAATTCTGCAATCTGTGACTTTAATTGACCTACAGTGTGAATTTTACAGTGACTTGGTGAGGAGAGAATGCTGAAatacatgttttcatttcagaaaTCTCCTAAAAAAGGCTGATACACAAACATTATACAGACGATTTTAagtttatgtttttcattttccagaTTCCGTctttttatattaattatacaCCACTGCTTTCTAATCCTATTAAGCCGTCATCCTTTCAAACATCCATCATGTCACCCACATCAATTCTTCTACAGGAGGTCTGCTCCACCCCTCAGGGCCCATGAAGGCTGAAGACCTCATAACTTTATCTGAGACGTTATGTTGTCACTGCTGTTGTGACCTTATATGACCTTTAAAAGCAGGTTCAGGCAAACTTGAATAAACTCATACAATGAGATAAGAAAGTggtaaaattgaaaataaatctTAACTGAAAAGTTATAATATCAGAGAATTAATAAATGGTGTAATTACACTATAAATAAATGacagcttcacattaaaatagaAATCCTTTTAAGGTTTTCTGCATTGTCTGTACATTTATGTATGTGGATTCATGTATTTTTCTATCTTTCTGATGTGTTAATTGTCATAGATGTTAGATTTTGGTGGCTTTTTGTCGCCACTCTTTACTGATGAACCCTTTCAAGGCCATTGAGAAACAATGGCAGGCAAGCAAGTCCAATCACAGGGTAATGATtcatgatgcttcacagtgtaTCAGCCCCCTCCCTTAGACTCCCACACAGCTATCATCCACTGTTCATTCAGAAATTTCTGTTTCACTCtgatctctgtgtgtctctccttCCCACAGGGGCTGTCCGGGTTcgctgtccaaggtgctgaaaCACCCAAACCAATAATCATCAGGTATGACTTTTGTCCCtgttatctatctatctatctatctatctatctatctatctatctatctgtgttGTTGGTACTGCAGTGTTTGAGGCTCACATGGGTGGGGGTTAACTTTCACTTGCATTACAGGACTACACTGAAGGCTGAAGTAAAAAATTGTGTGAAACGTTGTAAAAACAGCGCGAGTGTCTTGAACGCAGCCCGCTCGGAGtactacagtaacactaactacagttactttcatttttttcaccctcttctcctctctcgtCTCGCGATAGAGCGGCGGAGTGGTTTGACGGGCAGTCGAGGTTGCAGCAGGCAGAGGGAGACGGTGGAAGGTAAAGCAGGGAGGCAGCATCATGGCGGACAGAGACAGTGGCAGTGACCACGGAGGGCCCACCGCAGGCCCCGGCTCGCTGCCCCCGGGTGCGATGGGCGCCATGTCCCGGCTGCAGCACGACACCGAGGAGCTCGCCTCTAAGCGCGTCGACATCCAGAACAAGCGCTTCTACCTTGACGTGAAGCAGAATGTTAAAGGCCGCTTCCTAAAGATAGCCGAGGTCGGGGCTGGGGGAAACAAGAGCCGCCTCACTCTCTCCATGTCGGTTGCCGTGGAGTTCCGCGATTATCTCGGGGACTTTATCGAACATTACGCCCAGCTGGGCCCGACCAACCCAGACATAGTGCAGGATGAGCCCCGGCGGGCGCTCAAGAGCGAATTCCTGGTGCGGGAGAATCGGAAATATTACATGGATCTGAAAGAGAACCAGAGGGGGCGGTTCCTAAGGATCCGACAGACCGTTAATCGGGGGCCCGGATTGGGAAGCGCGCAAGGCCAGACCATCGCTCTGCCGGCGCAGGGTCTCATCGAGTTCCGCGACGCGTTGGCCAAACTCATCGATGACTACGGCGTGGACGAGGAGCCGGCGGAGCTCCCGGAGGGCACCTCGCTCACGGTCGACAACAAGCGCTTCTTCTTTGACGTGGGCTCCAATAAGTACGGGGTCTTCATGCGGGTCAGCGAGGTGAAGCCCACGTACCGGAACTCCATTACGGTTCCGTGCAAAGTGTGGTCCAAATTCGGCAACACCTTCTGTAAATACGCGGAGGAGATGAGGAAGATCCAGGAGAGGAGTAGAGAGAAACGGGCCTCCGAACTGCTACCTGAGGGCCCGCACGGCGGAGATGACGGCGACGATGACTGACGCGGATTTTAGGAGAGAGCAGAAAcgaaacaacaaagacaaaactgaaCTCTGAGAGAAAACGAGacttttaactgtaaaatagaAAGAGAATTTCCAAGGGAatcaccccacacacacaacctccACAGACATGGCAGCACCTCTGCTGTCTCCTCGCTCATTCTACTGGATGTCACTTACCACCCATGTAACAGTAAGCCGCTGCTATCAAGGATTGAACTGTAAGATATGAACTGTTTCCTACTTGATTTAAATGACAATGAACAGAGTGTTTATATCTCTATCAAACGACAGATTTTGCAC encodes the following:
- the purab gene encoding transcriptional activator protein Pur-alpha, yielding MADRDSGSDHGGPTAGPGSLPPGAMGAMSRLQHDTEELASKRVDIQNKRFYLDVKQNVKGRFLKIAEVGAGGNKSRLTLSMSVAVEFRDYLGDFIEHYAQLGPTNPDIVQDEPRRALKSEFLVRENRKYYMDLKENQRGRFLRIRQTVNRGPGLGSAQGQTIALPAQGLIEFRDALAKLIDDYGVDEEPAELPEGTSLTVDNKRFFFDVGSNKYGVFMRVSEVKPTYRNSITVPCKVWSKFGNTFCKYAEEMRKIQERSREKRASELLPEGPHGGDDGDDD